Proteins found in one Clostridium kluyveri DSM 555 genomic segment:
- a CDS encoding M56 family metallopeptidase, which yields MIEIFMKNLLKTSLTGSIIIILILILRKTLFKRYTSAFNYYIWLAVILKMIMPFKIPIYIPEKISNTFQHAPNNVKTIIESGISLNESMKIKNSPNIITDSYPIENYFTILFYIWLIVSVIFLAYHIISYIIFNNKIKHFTYDIPDSKIRNIYSELLVEMNIKRKISLKFCRGISTPLGIGIFNSCILIPSVLYNTQELKYILKHELMHYKKYDMMYKLLVLIISSMHWFNPIVYVMCREINKDCELSCDEAVLKKSDMEERKLYASALVNSLRLNKNNAVKQNLITGFNNKNILKGRLKNMLNFKKRKKGVVVVLLVMTLTAVSLISVNIFAQNDISQKNNVTGNRELLQPKQVLENYFKYYSEKDQQHVEKLLTKEAIGPNPIWLFNYIEYIKIISINEESDPLFKNGYLSHGRGSINGVKKENVKVYRAEYDVKYIEDSVVPEENGNHTCWFYVIRKDKNSPWLIDGMGQP from the coding sequence ATGATTGAGATATTCATGAAAAATCTTTTAAAAACCTCTTTAACAGGCAGCATAATAATTATACTCATTCTGATTTTAAGAAAAACATTATTTAAAAGATATACCAGTGCCTTTAATTATTATATATGGCTGGCTGTAATACTTAAAATGATTATGCCTTTTAAAATTCCAATTTATATTCCAGAAAAGATATCCAATACTTTTCAACACGCTCCAAACAATGTAAAGACAATTATAGAAAGTGGAATTTCTTTAAATGAAAGTATGAAAATAAAAAACAGTCCTAATATAATAACTGACAGCTACCCTATAGAAAACTACTTCACAATACTGTTTTATATATGGCTCATTGTGTCAGTAATATTTTTAGCTTATCATATTATTTCCTATATTATTTTCAACAATAAAATCAAACACTTCACTTATGATATACCTGACAGTAAAATTAGAAATATATATTCAGAATTGTTAGTTGAAATGAATATTAAAAGAAAAATTTCTCTCAAGTTCTGCCGGGGAATCTCAACACCCCTGGGTATTGGAATATTTAATTCCTGCATATTAATTCCTTCAGTTTTATATAATACTCAAGAATTAAAATACATTTTAAAACATGAACTTATGCATTATAAAAAATATGACATGATGTATAAGCTTTTAGTATTAATAATTTCATCCATGCATTGGTTTAATCCTATAGTTTATGTTATGTGCAGAGAAATAAACAAGGACTGTGAATTGTCCTGTGATGAAGCTGTACTTAAGAAGTCAGATATGGAGGAAAGAAAATTATATGCCTCTGCTCTTGTTAATTCACTAAGACTTAATAAAAATAATGCTGTAAAGCAAAATTTAATTACAGGGTTTAATAATAAGAATATATTAAAGGGGAGACTTAAAAATATGTTAAATTTTAAGAAGAGAAAAAAAGGTGTAGTTGTGGTACTTTTAGTTATGACATTAACTGCAGTATCATTGATTAGTGTTAATATATTTGCCCAAAATGACATAAGTCAAAAAAATAATGTAACTGGTAATAGAGAATTATTACAGCCAAAACAAGTATTAGAAAATTATTTTAAATATTATAGTGAAAAAGATCAACAACATGTGGAAAAGTTATTGACTAAAGAAGCCATTGGTCCTAATCCTATATGGTTATTTAATTATATAGAATACATTAAAATTATTAGTATAAACGAAGAATCAGATCCTCTTTTCAAAAACGGTTATTTATCCCATGGCAGAGGAAGTATTAATGGGGTCAAAAAAGAGAATGTAAAAGTATATAGAGCTGAATATGATGTAAAATATATAGAAGATTCAGTTGTTCCTGAAGAAAATGGAAATCACACATGCTGGTTTTATGTAATTAGAAAAGATAAAAATTCACCTTGGCTTATAGATGGTATGGGGCAGCCCTAA
- a CDS encoding BlaI/MecI/CopY family transcriptional regulator, translating into MSIMKIPESELEVMKVIWGGEIPISSKEIIKILEEKKCWKNTTILTLLSRLAKKKFIAAAKGKKITYYTPIVTENEYLGLETRDFFKKVHGSSLKSFITTLHDNNDITEDDLDKLDKWIRNR; encoded by the coding sequence TTGTCAATTATGAAAATTCCTGAATCGGAACTGGAAGTCATGAAAGTTATCTGGGGTGGTGAAATTCCTATATCTTCAAAAGAAATTATTAAAATCTTAGAAGAAAAAAAGTGTTGGAAAAATACAACTATTTTAACACTGCTTTCACGTCTGGCAAAGAAAAAGTTCATAGCAGCGGCAAAGGGTAAAAAAATTACTTATTATACACCCATTGTAACAGAAAATGAATATTTAGGATTGGAAACAAGGGACTTCTTTAAAAAAGTCCATGGAAGTTCATTAAAAAGTTTTATTACCACACTTCATGATAATAATGATATTACAGAAGATGATTTAGATAAGTTAGACAAATGGATTAGAAATAGGTGA
- a CDS encoding accessory gene regulator ArgB-like protein, producing the protein MIQKLSAVLTQYLCKKNTYTLTLDDMEKINYAIIIILEETFKLIFLFILFTLLGTIKYLLFSLLILLSIRIFAGGFHAKNSIKCILFSTLFFLCTCILIFWIPNFTRITYWIISVTSIILNIIYSPVPSENRPITRVKRKLHLKFISVISTSC; encoded by the coding sequence ATGATACAAAAGTTATCGGCTGTATTAACACAATATCTATGTAAGAAAAATACATATACTCTAACTTTAGATGATATGGAAAAAATAAATTATGCAATTATTATTATCTTAGAAGAAACTTTTAAATTAATTTTTTTATTTATTCTTTTTACTTTACTTGGAACAATAAAATACCTTTTATTTTCTCTATTAATTTTGTTATCCATACGTATTTTTGCAGGAGGATTTCATGCTAAAAATTCTATAAAATGTATATTATTTTCCACCTTATTTTTTCTCTGTACCTGCATACTTATATTCTGGATTCCGAATTTCACCAGAATAACTTATTGGATAATCTCAGTAACTAGTATTATTTTAAATATAATATACTCTCCTGTACCCAGTGAAAATAGACCTATAACAAGAGTAAAAAGAAAATTACATTTAAAATTTATTTCTGTGATATCAACATCATGCTGA
- a CDS encoding MBOAT family O-acyltransferase: protein MTVKSKLEIYFLHFWSDFMLFSSLTFLFLFLPLVIFSYYLVNRKLKNYVLLLFSLFFYAYGGPKFLIYLVVSVFFNYIFGLLMSQYKEEFFKAKIILFLTLCVNLSILGYFKYGKFILQNINLLFNTNFQSGNIIMPIGISFYTFHSLSYIIDIHRGHAKVLKNPFTLLLYISFFPQLVAGPIVRYETVATQFYNREENVGKFIKGIQRFIIGLAKKLLVANSMGLIADQIFNMNVSTLSVLTSWIGAIAYTLQIYFDFSGYSDMAIGLASMFGFTFLENFNYPYISTSITEFWRRWHISLGTWFRDYVYIPLGGNRVGTFKFFRNIFVVWFLTGLWHGANWTFISWGLYYGILLILEKYILKVYIQKLWKPVQHLYTIFFVIVGWVLFRSPNFDYAFKYIKNMFAIGATTIVSNEAIFYITEYKFEFLIAFIFSMPVGLMIVRLINTLRSKKLTYFFIDFVKPIIDIALFIVSIIYLVNSTFNPFIYFKF, encoded by the coding sequence TTGACTGTTAAAAGTAAACTGGAAATCTATTTTTTACATTTTTGGAGTGATTTTATGCTATTTAGTAGCTTAACTTTTTTATTTTTATTTTTACCGCTAGTAATATTTTCATATTATTTAGTAAATAGGAAACTAAAGAATTATGTATTACTATTATTCAGTTTGTTTTTTTATGCTTATGGTGGACCCAAGTTTTTAATTTACTTGGTAGTTTCTGTTTTTTTTAATTATATTTTTGGACTTCTAATGAGTCAGTATAAAGAAGAGTTTTTTAAAGCAAAGATTATTTTATTCTTAACCCTATGTGTAAACTTATCTATATTAGGATACTTTAAATATGGTAAATTTATATTACAAAATATAAATTTATTATTTAATACGAATTTCCAGTCGGGAAATATTATTATGCCTATTGGAATATCTTTCTATACCTTTCATTCATTAAGTTATATAATAGACATTCATAGAGGACATGCAAAAGTTTTAAAAAATCCATTTACACTACTACTGTATATTTCATTCTTTCCTCAACTAGTTGCAGGACCTATTGTAAGATATGAAACCGTAGCTACTCAATTTTATAACAGGGAGGAAAATGTTGGTAAATTTATTAAAGGTATTCAAAGATTTATTATAGGTCTGGCTAAAAAACTACTAGTAGCTAATTCAATGGGATTAATAGCAGACCAAATATTTAATATGAATGTGTCTACATTGTCTGTTTTAACCTCTTGGATTGGTGCAATCGCATATACTTTACAGATTTATTTTGATTTTTCTGGTTATTCTGATATGGCAATTGGATTAGCAAGTATGTTTGGATTTACTTTTTTAGAAAACTTTAATTATCCATATATATCTACATCTATAACTGAATTTTGGAGAAGATGGCACATTTCACTTGGTACTTGGTTTAGAGATTATGTATATATTCCACTTGGAGGTAATAGAGTTGGTACATTTAAGTTCTTTAGAAATATTTTTGTAGTATGGTTTTTAACAGGTCTATGGCATGGAGCAAATTGGACCTTTATATCATGGGGATTATATTATGGGATCTTACTTATATTAGAAAAATATATATTAAAAGTATATATCCAAAAACTTTGGAAGCCGGTTCAACACCTTTATACTATTTTCTTTGTAATAGTTGGATGGGTACTTTTTAGGTCACCTAACTTTGATTATGCCTTCAAGTATATTAAAAATATGTTTGCCATAGGAGCAACGACAATTGTTTCTAATGAAGCTATATTTTATATTACAGAATATAAATTTGAATTCTTAATAGCTTTTATTTTTTCAATGCCAGTAGGATTAATGATTGTAAGACTGATAAACACTTTAAGATCTAAAAAGTTAACATATTTTTTCATTGATTTTGTTAAACCAATAATTGATATAGCTTTGTTTATTGTTTCTATAATATATTTAGTAAACTCAACATTTAATCCTTTTATATATTTTAAATTTTAG
- a CDS encoding DHHW family protein — translation MSKLRSIIYILGFLSIIFIISILFWVTPQKKVSNIENRVLCQKPKINMEKLLSGEYFKAFDNYVNDQIPVRDTFIKYYTEINMKVLLKKKINDVVMGKNRYLLAYTSYPFDNYKFNSSESKKEENNISRMVDNIAVLKNYINSYGGDFYFVGIPNQVSYYKNSYPKYFYNSSEKLTFRNKLMFSKLNQKNIKNINMNEVFLKSNENNIYFKTDHHYNFNGALMVYQAIINKALEEEHIRTLSTLKYNDFKVITLNNTFIGSRNNQLYELFKNNDKLQIAYPKKTINYKKYESGSSDNKLYYIPSDPKEPVTYSVYMGGDKPETIIKTNRNYLDNILIFGDSYTNAVEPLLYLNFNETRILDLRYYNKKSLYEYIEGYKPKLVVMIRDDGSYTLESGNGKFN, via the coding sequence ATGTCTAAATTAAGAAGTATAATCTACATTTTAGGATTTTTATCTATTATATTTATAATAAGTATATTATTTTGGGTGACTCCACAAAAAAAAGTTTCTAATATAGAAAACAGAGTATTATGTCAAAAGCCTAAAATTAATATGGAAAAACTTCTAAGTGGTGAGTATTTTAAAGCTTTTGATAATTATGTAAATGATCAAATACCAGTTAGGGATACTTTCATAAAATATTATACTGAAATAAATATGAAAGTTTTATTAAAGAAAAAAATAAATGATGTTGTGATGGGAAAAAATAGATATTTGCTGGCCTATACTTCTTATCCATTTGATAATTATAAATTTAATAGCAGTGAGTCTAAGAAAGAAGAAAACAATATTTCAAGAATGGTAGACAACATTGCAGTATTGAAAAACTATATCAATTCATATGGTGGTGATTTTTATTTTGTTGGAATACCTAATCAAGTATCTTATTATAAGAATAGCTACCCTAAATATTTTTATAATAGTTCTGAGAAACTTACATTTAGAAACAAACTTATGTTTTCTAAATTAAATCAAAAAAACATTAAAAATATCAATATGAACGAAGTATTTCTCAAGTCAAATGAAAATAATATTTATTTTAAAACAGATCATCATTATAATTTTAATGGTGCCTTAATGGTTTATCAAGCTATTATAAATAAAGCTTTAGAAGAAGAACATATAAGAACCCTTAGCACTTTAAAATATAATGATTTTAAAGTAATTACACTTAATAATACATTTATTGGTTCTAGAAATAATCAATTATATGAGCTATTCAAAAATAATGATAAGTTGCAAATAGCATACCCTAAAAAAACAATCAATTACAAAAAATATGAAAGTGGAAGCTCAGATAATAAGCTCTACTATATTCCTTCAGACCCAAAAGAACCAGTTACATATAGTGTTTACATGGGAGGGGATAAACCTGAGACAATTATAAAAACTAATAGAAATTATTTGGATAATATATTGATTTTTGGTGATTCTTATACTAATGCAGTTGAACCTTTATTATATCTTAATTTTAACGAAACTAGAATATTAGACTTAAGATATTATAATAAAAAAAGTCTTTATGAATATATTGAAGGATATAAACCAAAATTAGTTGTTATGATAAGAGATGATGGAAGTTATACCCTAGAAAGCGGAAATGGCAAATTTAATTAA
- a CDS encoding AgrD family cyclic lactone autoinducer peptide, with amino-acid sequence MKNKKRNFMIHLCTLMLLSFANIITYSGSFLFHGEPKAPKSLLK; translated from the coding sequence ATGAAAAATAAAAAAAGAAATTTTATGATTCACTTATGTACATTAATGTTATTAAGTTTTGCTAACATTATTACCTATTCAGGTTCTTTTCTTTTTCACGGTGAACCAAAGGCACCTAAAAGTTTGCTTAAATAA